One window from the genome of Streptomyces sp. WZ-12 encodes:
- a CDS encoding TIGR01777 family oxidoreductase, with protein sequence MRIAITGSTGLIGTALVRNLRADGHDVVRLVRRQPAAADEVTWDPKGGWLDPAALDGCEAVVHLAGAGVADHRWTAAYKQELRDSRVLGTRTLATALAALDVPPRVFVSGSAIGYYGDTGDRRTDEAAPAGTGFLPELCVAWEDAATPALDAGIRTVFARTGLVVARSGGAWGRLFPLFRLGLGGRLGDGSQYWSFISLRDHLAALRHLLATEELSGPVNLTAPEPVTNREATAVMGHLLRRPTLCTVPAPVLRLALGEFAGDVLGSQRIVPRRLLDSGFAFAHPRITDAVRAALGS encoded by the coding sequence ATGCGGATCGCGATCACCGGCTCGACCGGACTCATCGGCACGGCCCTCGTCCGTAACCTGCGCGCGGACGGCCACGACGTCGTCCGGCTCGTCCGTCGGCAGCCGGCGGCCGCCGACGAGGTGACCTGGGACCCCAAGGGGGGCTGGCTCGACCCGGCCGCGCTGGACGGCTGCGAGGCGGTGGTCCACCTCGCCGGGGCGGGCGTCGCCGACCACCGCTGGACCGCCGCGTACAAGCAAGAGCTGCGCGACAGCCGGGTGTTGGGCACCCGGACGCTGGCCACCGCGCTGGCCGCGCTGGACGTCCCGCCGCGGGTCTTCGTCTCGGGCAGCGCGATCGGCTACTACGGCGACACCGGGGACCGGCGCACGGACGAGGCCGCGCCGGCCGGCACCGGTTTCCTGCCGGAGCTCTGCGTGGCCTGGGAGGACGCCGCGACGCCCGCGCTGGACGCCGGCATCCGGACCGTCTTCGCCCGCACCGGCCTGGTCGTGGCGCGCTCCGGGGGCGCCTGGGGGCGGCTCTTCCCGCTCTTCCGGCTGGGGTTGGGCGGCCGGCTCGGCGACGGCAGCCAGTACTGGAGCTTCATCTCCCTGCGGGACCACCTCGCGGCGCTGCGCCACCTGCTGGCCACCGAGGAGCTGTCCGGACCGGTCAACCTCACCGCCCCGGAGCCGGTCACCAACCGGGAGGCGACGGCGGTGATGGGCCATCTGCTGCGCCGCCCGACGCTGTGCACCGTGCCCGCGCCGGTGCTGCGGCTGGCCCTCGGGGAGTTCGCGGGCGATGTGCTGGGCAGCCAACGGATCGTTCCGCGGCGGCTGTTGGACTCCGGATTCGCCTTCGCGCATCCCCGGATCACCGACGCGGTGCGGGCCGCCCTGGGGTCGTAG
- a CDS encoding DUF4240 domain-containing protein — MDETEFWELIDGSRADSAGDPEEQADALVDRLLRLDPDRVLDFARHFEARYNRAYTWDLWAAAAVLLDGASDDAFDAFRCWLIGRGRHAFEGALHDPDHLAALLPHFDEDADGDAEDLGYAADEAYEQLTGTDLPDLGLPPPPPEPLGPYVDIEDDAALAERLPRLWDRFRR; from the coding sequence ATGGACGAGACGGAGTTCTGGGAGCTGATCGACGGCTCCCGCGCGGACTCCGCGGGCGACCCCGAGGAGCAGGCCGACGCGCTGGTCGACCGGCTGCTCCGCCTCGACCCGGACCGGGTGCTGGACTTCGCCCGGCACTTCGAGGCGCGCTACAACCGGGCGTACACCTGGGACCTGTGGGCGGCCGCCGCGGTGCTGCTGGACGGCGCGAGCGACGACGCCTTCGACGCCTTCCGCTGCTGGCTGATCGGCCGGGGCCGGCACGCCTTCGAGGGCGCACTGCACGATCCGGACCACCTCGCCGCCCTGCTGCCCCACTTCGACGAGGACGCCGACGGCGACGCCGAGGACCTGGGCTACGCGGCCGACGAGGCGTACGAGCAACTGACCGGCACCGACCTGCCCGACCTCGGCCTGCCCCCGCCGCCGCCCGAACCGCTCGGCCCCTACGTCGACATCGAGGACGACGCGGCCCTGGCCGAGCGCCTCCCGCGACTGTGGGACCGCTTCCGTCGCTAG